A single Pedobacter sp. PACM 27299 DNA region contains:
- a CDS encoding PIG-L family deacetylase, translating into MNLRQYLFLIPFVLPFSLKAQSTVQQLNAAEIKQGLEALNVTGSVLYIAAHPDDENTRLLAYLAKEKKVRAGYLSLTRGDGGQNLIGNEQGELLGLIRTQELLAARKTDGAEQFFTRANDFGFSKTPEESFKIWDKNKILADVVWVIRKFQPDVIITRFPEDGRAGHGHHSGSAILAREAFVAAADPKQFPDQLTYVKPWQAKRIVWNTYNFGGMNTTADDQLKIDVGTYNVLLGKSYGEIAADSRSNHKSQGFGSAKQRGSALEYFSPIAGSKAKSDLFEGLDFTLNSYPGAKQIQQLVTDINNEYQVSNPGASVPKLLKLKELVKGKAFKQDLLDQLILACSGVWLEVAALNPAYTLNDSIPVKIQAIARAGKDFSYPILVTEESSGASVQLAPNQLVVLDRKIFGTASRITQPYWLEKKHGQGSYTVDDQSLIGLPENEPFINGIFHVKIGDQLIEKKVPVIYKFTDPVRGEVYQPLVIAPPVTATFQENAFLFNGQESKMITVALKSFQEKEVNGSLTVQLPEGWKMTPQQLDFKLSKKGAQEMLTFKLSPAAHAKTGEMGLNVNVNGKTFHQGLRVLNYDHIPLQTLFPLASAKIDQTDLKFAGKKIGYIAGAGDLIPESLKQIGFELTQLSEQQVLNGDLAHFDAIVTGVRLYNINAQINAMQPKLMKYVENGGVLLVQYNVNSPLKLDHIGPYPFRLTTERVTEEDAAVHVLAPNHPALNYPNKISQQDFEGWVQERGLYFAVDVDAKYIPILGMHDTGDTEKSGSLLVADYGKGKFVYTSLSFFRQLPAGVPGAYRLFINLLSKKK; encoded by the coding sequence ATGAACCTTCGTCAATATTTGTTTTTAATACCATTTGTTCTTCCATTTTCTTTAAAAGCGCAATCTACTGTGCAGCAGTTGAATGCAGCAGAGATTAAGCAAGGCCTGGAAGCGTTAAATGTGACTGGCAGTGTTTTGTATATCGCGGCACACCCTGACGATGAAAATACACGTCTCCTGGCCTATCTGGCCAAGGAGAAAAAGGTAAGAGCAGGGTATCTATCGCTCACAAGGGGAGACGGTGGCCAAAACCTAATTGGCAATGAGCAGGGCGAATTACTTGGCCTGATCCGTACTCAGGAGTTGTTAGCCGCCAGAAAAACGGATGGAGCAGAACAGTTCTTTACCAGAGCCAATGATTTTGGCTTCTCTAAAACACCAGAAGAAAGTTTCAAAATCTGGGATAAGAATAAAATTCTTGCTGATGTTGTATGGGTGATTCGTAAGTTTCAGCCTGATGTGATCATTACCCGTTTCCCGGAAGATGGACGTGCCGGACATGGGCATCATTCTGGTTCCGCAATTCTCGCACGCGAGGCCTTTGTGGCCGCAGCAGATCCAAAACAGTTTCCTGATCAATTGACGTATGTGAAACCATGGCAAGCTAAAAGAATCGTTTGGAATACTTATAATTTTGGAGGAATGAACACGACTGCCGATGATCAATTGAAGATTGATGTTGGTACATACAATGTGTTATTGGGTAAAAGTTATGGGGAAATTGCTGCGGATAGCAGATCTAATCATAAAAGTCAGGGGTTTGGTTCCGCAAAGCAACGCGGTTCAGCTTTGGAATATTTTAGCCCTATCGCCGGATCAAAAGCGAAATCTGACTTGTTTGAAGGGCTGGATTTTACGCTCAACAGCTATCCTGGAGCCAAACAAATCCAACAATTGGTAACAGATATCAATAACGAATACCAGGTTTCCAATCCTGGAGCCTCTGTGCCAAAATTGTTAAAATTAAAAGAATTAGTGAAGGGAAAGGCATTTAAACAGGATTTGCTAGATCAGTTGATTCTTGCTTGTTCCGGGGTATGGCTGGAGGTGGCGGCCCTAAATCCTGCCTATACTTTGAATGATTCTATTCCAGTGAAAATACAGGCGATCGCAAGAGCGGGAAAAGATTTCTCTTATCCTATTTTAGTCACCGAAGAAAGTAGCGGAGCCAGTGTACAACTTGCGCCTAATCAATTGGTGGTGTTAGACCGTAAGATATTTGGAACTGCTTCCAGAATTACCCAGCCTTACTGGCTGGAGAAGAAACATGGTCAGGGTAGTTATACTGTAGATGACCAATCCTTAATCGGACTTCCGGAAAATGAACCTTTCATAAACGGGATATTTCATGTTAAAATTGGAGATCAGCTGATCGAAAAAAAGGTACCTGTCATTTATAAATTTACGGATCCTGTAAGAGGAGAAGTTTATCAGCCATTGGTTATTGCTCCTCCAGTAACAGCGACCTTCCAGGAAAATGCCTTCCTTTTTAATGGTCAGGAAAGTAAAATGATCACTGTGGCACTGAAAAGCTTTCAGGAGAAAGAGGTAAATGGCAGCTTAACCGTGCAATTGCCAGAAGGCTGGAAGATGACGCCACAGCAGTTGGATTTTAAACTCAGTAAAAAAGGAGCACAGGAAATGCTGACTTTTAAATTGAGTCCGGCCGCCCATGCTAAAACTGGAGAAATGGGGTTGAATGTCAATGTAAATGGGAAAACTTTTCATCAGGGATTACGGGTGTTGAATTATGACCATATTCCCTTACAAACGTTATTTCCACTGGCTTCCGCAAAGATCGACCAGACTGACCTGAAGTTTGCCGGTAAGAAAATTGGTTATATAGCCGGAGCAGGCGACCTGATTCCGGAATCTCTGAAGCAGATTGGTTTTGAACTGACACAGCTTTCTGAGCAGCAAGTTCTAAATGGGGATCTTGCTCATTTTGATGCCATTGTAACTGGCGTTCGTTTATATAATATCAATGCTCAGATTAATGCTATGCAGCCAAAACTGATGAAGTATGTAGAGAATGGTGGTGTTTTATTAGTGCAATACAATGTTAATTCCCCACTGAAGCTGGATCATATCGGGCCTTACCCTTTCCGTTTAACCACCGAAAGGGTAACTGAGGAAGATGCAGCTGTTCATGTACTGGCGCCTAATCATCCTGCCTTAAATTATCCTAATAAAATCAGTCAACAGGATTTTGAAGGCTGGGTACAAGAAAGAGGCTTGTACTTCGCCGTAGATGTTGATGCTAAATATATACCTATCCTTGGAATGCACGATACCGGTGATACGGAGAAAAGTGGTTCCTTACTGGTTGCCGATTATGGCAAAGGTAAATTTGTTTATACTTCCCTATCCTTTTTCAGGCAGTTGCCTGCAGGAGTTCCAGGCGCCTACCGACTGTTTATAAACCTGCTTTCAAAAAAGAAATAA
- a CDS encoding TetR/AcrR family transcriptional regulator, with protein sequence MGIAERKIRQREEFRASILEAAWQQVISDGWQSLSIRKIADAIEYSIPVIYNHFENKEAILLEFTKEGFQKLADTLQTVKGQYTIPAEQLEAMAHAYWDFAFDHKEYYQLMFGLGIPACDRVNEIEELKNATSIMISSIKNAIEESSHPETDYFLKYHTYLSILHGLVSIQMIQKEGKPDAAKKMILQDAISGFIISINRK encoded by the coding sequence ATGGGAATTGCAGAGCGTAAAATCAGACAGAGGGAAGAATTCAGAGCTAGTATTTTAGAAGCAGCATGGCAGCAGGTTATTTCTGACGGCTGGCAATCTTTATCTATCCGAAAAATTGCCGATGCTATAGAATACAGCATTCCAGTGATTTATAATCACTTCGAAAACAAAGAGGCGATTCTTTTAGAATTTACAAAAGAAGGTTTTCAGAAACTGGCGGATACTTTGCAAACAGTTAAAGGCCAATATACCATTCCAGCAGAGCAATTGGAAGCCATGGCACATGCTTATTGGGATTTCGCATTTGACCATAAAGAATACTATCAATTGATGTTTGGTTTAGGTATTCCTGCCTGCGACCGTGTAAATGAAATCGAAGAACTGAAAAATGCGACCAGCATTATGATTTCTAGCATCAAAAATGCAATCGAAGAAAGCAGCCATCCTGAAACCGACTACTTTTTAAAATACCATACTTATTTGTCTATTCTTCATGGTCTGGTCTCTATTCAGATGATTCAAAAAGAAGGAAAACCAGATGCAGCGAAGAAAATGATCCTTCAAGATGCAATTTCTGGCTTCATTATCTCTATAAACAGGAAGTAA
- a CDS encoding DoxX family protein has protein sequence MRKLFNTNFNQEGIHFMLLVLRVAIAAFMLAHGYPKLQYLTSGGPIEFMDFLGIGQTASLALAVFAEFFCSILLLFGLGTRLAVLPLIVTMLIAIFMVHAADAFEKKELACHYLLVYLFLLISGSGKYSIDYIISRNQSKRRR, from the coding sequence ATGAGAAAACTATTCAACACGAATTTTAATCAAGAGGGCATTCATTTTATGTTGCTAGTCCTGCGTGTAGCCATTGCTGCTTTTATGTTAGCACATGGTTATCCAAAACTACAATATCTAACCTCTGGTGGCCCAATAGAATTTATGGATTTCTTAGGAATCGGTCAAACTGCTTCCCTTGCACTCGCCGTTTTTGCTGAATTTTTCTGCTCTATATTATTGCTGTTTGGATTAGGAACCAGATTAGCAGTCCTCCCTTTAATAGTAACTATGCTGATCGCCATATTTATGGTGCATGCAGCAGATGCTTTTGAAAAGAAAGAACTGGCTTGTCATTATTTGCTGGTTTACTTATTTCTATTGATATCAGGAAGCGGTAAATACAGTATCGACTATATCATTAGCCGGAACCAAAGTAAAAGAAGACGCTAG